A region of uncultured Desulfobacter sp. DNA encodes the following proteins:
- a CDS encoding ABC transporter ATP-binding protein has protein sequence MIEFDKVSYTYPFQDKPAVTDISFSVSKAEAVVCTGASGSGKSTLIRLINGLAPHFHKGTLSGRVRVAGKQTVETHVKALSSHVGTMFQDPENQFFALRVRDELKFALECRGRSVEEIEKVTLQEADRLGITPLLDNMIFDLSQGEKQRVALAGIMCIAPNIIILDEPSANLDPQATTELAGHLMELKRRGITLFIVDHRLYWLKDLVDKALVLDQGRLVCQGKFELLHDPGIRSKFGLRKPEVVAPNLPEAQIYASGQDNAAHCIDVENLTFGYKKKPLLWNDASFKLPMGQVVAVTGANGTGKTTLARLLTGLLPLKTGTIRINGKALRPKDLLARGSIVLQNTDHQLHMKTVCRELAIAARNNPDRECAVADVTARFGLDSFSARHPQSLSGGQKQRLVIAAALVKAPDILILDEPTSGLDGTNMNMIARVMTGMAHKGAMVLVITHDLELMGLACDCALSMPLS, from the coding sequence GTGATTGAATTTGACAAGGTCTCTTATACCTACCCGTTCCAGGACAAACCTGCGGTAACCGATATCTCATTTTCTGTTTCCAAAGCAGAAGCAGTGGTCTGTACCGGGGCCAGCGGATCAGGAAAATCCACGCTGATACGCCTGATCAACGGCCTTGCCCCCCATTTTCACAAGGGAACGCTTTCCGGGCGGGTCCGGGTGGCAGGAAAGCAGACCGTTGAAACCCATGTCAAGGCGCTGTCATCCCATGTGGGCACCATGTTCCAGGACCCGGAAAACCAGTTTTTTGCGCTCAGGGTCAGGGATGAGCTCAAGTTTGCCCTGGAATGCCGAGGCAGATCCGTTGAAGAGATTGAAAAGGTCACCCTTCAGGAGGCAGACAGATTGGGCATCACCCCGCTTCTGGACAACATGATTTTTGACCTGTCCCAGGGGGAAAAACAGAGAGTGGCCCTGGCCGGGATCATGTGCATCGCCCCGAATATCATTATCCTGGATGAACCCTCGGCCAATCTTGATCCCCAAGCGACAACGGAACTGGCCGGACACCTCATGGAACTGAAACGCCGGGGCATCACCTTATTCATCGTGGATCACAGGCTTTATTGGCTGAAAGATCTTGTTGATAAGGCTCTTGTCCTGGACCAGGGGCGTCTGGTCTGCCAGGGAAAATTTGAATTGTTGCATGATCCCGGCATACGCAGCAAGTTCGGCTTAAGAAAACCGGAAGTTGTTGCCCCGAACCTTCCGGAAGCCCAGATTTATGCATCCGGCCAGGACAATGCAGCCCATTGCATTGATGTGGAAAACCTCACCTTCGGGTATAAAAAAAAGCCGCTGCTTTGGAATGATGCATCATTTAAGCTGCCCATGGGCCAGGTGGTTGCCGTCACAGGCGCCAACGGGACAGGAAAAACCACCCTGGCCCGGCTTCTGACAGGTCTTTTGCCGCTTAAAACCGGCACCATCCGCATCAACGGGAAAGCCCTTCGGCCAAAGGATCTGCTGGCCCGGGGCAGTATTGTGCTGCAAAACACAGATCATCAGCTTCACATGAAAACCGTATGCCGGGAACTTGCCATTGCGGCCCGGAACAATCCGGACCGGGAGTGTGCCGTGGCCGATGTCACGGCACGTTTCGGTCTGGATTCGTTTTCTGCCCGCCATCCCCAATCCCTGTCCGGGGGCCAGAAACAGCGGCTTGTCATTGCCGCAGCCCTGGTAAAAGCCCCGGATATCCTGATTCTGGACGAACCCACCAGCGGTCTGGACGGCACCAACATGAACATGATTGCAAGGGTGATGACCGGCATGGCCCATAAAGGGGCCATGGTTCTGGTGATCACCCATGACCTTGAACTCATGGGCCTGGCCTGCGACTGTGCCCTATCTATGCCATTATCATAA
- a CDS encoding energy-coupling factor transporter transmembrane component T — protein MPALSASNPADHLDIRTRILICLICSAGILFIQAAIALGILALVSLVYALAHGRIRVLAVAWCGVGILFVIAMGCVRIMLIFWPEIGQAGLGAFFNPFLRILILVNTIFALAVSSRIQDVMTSLKTLGLPFVIYLPASVMVRFIPEFINDVKLIRESMRIKGFHPGIQFVTLHPFLVVRLLVVPLTIRALRSADTLAVAAELKGMDASTPMTKTPSTWPGAWDIIVTACVLVLTFGSIAVEKLL, from the coding sequence ATGCCGGCATTATCCGCGAGTAATCCAGCAGATCATCTGGATATACGGACCCGGATACTGATCTGCCTGATCTGTTCAGCAGGCATCCTCTTTATCCAGGCCGCTATAGCCCTTGGGATTCTGGCCCTGGTCAGCCTTGTCTATGCCCTGGCCCATGGCCGTATCAGGGTCCTGGCCGTGGCATGGTGCGGCGTGGGCATCCTGTTCGTCATTGCCATGGGATGTGTCCGCATCATGCTGATATTCTGGCCCGAGATAGGCCAGGCCGGCCTGGGCGCATTTTTCAACCCGTTTCTTCGGATACTGATTTTGGTGAACACAATTTTTGCCCTGGCTGTGTCCAGCCGGATCCAGGATGTGATGACCAGCCTGAAAACCCTTGGCCTGCCCTTTGTCATCTATCTGCCGGCATCGGTGATGGTCCGGTTTATCCCTGAATTTATCAATGATGTCAAACTGATCCGTGAAAGCATGCGGATCAAAGGGTTTCATCCGGGTATCCAGTTTGTCACCCTCCACCCATTCCTGGTTGTCCGTCTTCTTGTGGTGCCGTTGACCATCCGTGCCTTACGCTCGGCAGACACCCTGGCCGTGGCTGCAGAACTTAAGGGAATGGATGCAAGCACCCCCATGACAAAAACACCGTCAACCTGGCCCGGGGCCTGGGACATTATTGTGACGGCCTGTGTGCTGGTACTCACTTTTGGCAGCATTGCCGTGGAGAAATTGCTGTGA
- the hutW gene encoding heme anaerobic degradation radical SAM methyltransferase ChuW/HutW, producing MTQEISTARRDANAKLKLMETFGATSFDRPYFAEICDNPLTGAFRKKAVVHAGIEGTAVPQEVTANVWQTLSKTQRRGKTSAYIHIPFCSTHCLYCGFFANPAQKDKMQAYAKALVRELEGDRDLDLVQSYPVNAVYLGGGTPTALESSDLKRVLDTVRRCLPLANDCEITVEGRISDLSQEKIQACIDGGANRFSIGVQTFDTGIRTGLGRVAGRETTMERLSDLKQTNHAAIIIDLIFGLPDQTMETWEKDIDSFLDLELDGVDLYQLIRFPGGSLDKAARSGRFKTLADQTQRALMFEAGVNRMARARYQRLSISHWGRKFRERNRYNLAMKEKTDCLAYGSGAGGTVNGHLVFLNGNLDAYLETAGKTKPVARIMTPSPHADLIALISGSLELGHMDLRSAGSRLGLDLETIFSPLTEQWERAGLITREQGWITLTLAGQFWQTNLAQGMIDYYKQPSST from the coding sequence ATGACACAGGAAATCAGCACCGCCCGCCGTGACGCCAACGCCAAGCTTAAACTGATGGAAACCTTTGGCGCCACCTCTTTTGACCGTCCTTATTTTGCCGAAATCTGCGATAACCCGCTCACCGGCGCATTTAGGAAAAAAGCCGTGGTACATGCAGGAATAGAAGGCACTGCCGTGCCCCAGGAAGTGACGGCCAATGTATGGCAAACCCTGTCCAAGACACAACGCCGGGGCAAAACCAGCGCATATATCCACATTCCCTTTTGCAGCACCCACTGCCTTTATTGCGGTTTTTTTGCCAACCCGGCCCAAAAAGATAAGATGCAGGCTTATGCCAAAGCCCTGGTCCGGGAACTTGAAGGGGACCGGGATCTGGATCTTGTGCAAAGCTACCCCGTAAATGCCGTCTATCTGGGCGGCGGCACCCCCACAGCCCTGGAAAGCAGCGATCTGAAACGCGTGCTTGATACCGTGCGCCGCTGCCTTCCCCTGGCCAATGACTGTGAAATTACCGTGGAAGGCAGGATCAGTGATCTTTCGCAGGAAAAAATCCAAGCCTGTATCGACGGCGGCGCCAACCGGTTTTCCATCGGGGTCCAGACCTTTGATACCGGCATCCGGACAGGCCTGGGCCGGGTGGCAGGCAGGGAAACGACCATGGAACGTCTTTCAGACCTTAAACAGACCAATCATGCAGCCATCATCATTGATCTGATCTTCGGGCTGCCCGACCAGACCATGGAGACCTGGGAAAAGGACATTGACTCCTTTCTGGATCTTGAACTGGACGGTGTGGACCTGTATCAGCTGATCCGCTTCCCCGGCGGCAGCCTTGACAAGGCAGCCAGGTCCGGGCGGTTCAAAACCCTGGCAGACCAGACCCAGCGGGCCCTGATGTTTGAAGCGGGCGTGAACCGCATGGCCCGGGCCAGATATCAAAGACTGTCCATCAGCCACTGGGGTCGAAAATTTCGGGAGCGCAACCGTTACAACCTGGCCATGAAGGAAAAGACAGACTGCCTGGCCTATGGTTCCGGGGCCGGCGGTACTGTGAACGGCCATTTGGTTTTTCTTAACGGCAATCTTGACGCCTACCTTGAAACAGCGGGAAAAACCAAACCCGTGGCACGCATCATGACCCCATCGCCCCATGCAGACCTGATCGCCCTGATTTCAGGCAGCCTGGAACTGGGGCATATGGATCTGCGAAGTGCCGGCAGTCGGCTGGGCCTGGACCTTGAAACCATCTTTTCCCCCTTGACGGAACAGTGGGAAAGGGCCGGACTTATTACACGGGAACAGGGCTGGATTACCCTGACCCTGGCCGGACAGTTCTGGCAGACCAACCTGGCCCAGGGCATGATTGACTATTATAAACAACCAAGTAGCACATAA
- a CDS encoding flavodoxin family protein: protein MKSLVVYSSRTGNTLKVAQTIYDALPEPKEIFPAKEAPDPSGYDFLALGFWVDKGTVNSETAQYMETVTGKKIGVFGTLGAYPDSDHARQCLQKARQLVKDNEILGEFLCQGKVDPDLVKMMETKMKDDPHHSMTPERKARLEEAAKHPDEKDLADARALFSELARIAMGKSLPDAPDNQ, encoded by the coding sequence GTGAAATCCCTGGTTGTTTATTCCAGCAGAACCGGCAATACCCTAAAAGTTGCCCAGACCATATATGACGCTTTGCCCGAACCCAAAGAAATTTTTCCCGCCAAAGAGGCCCCGGATCCGTCCGGGTATGATTTTCTGGCCCTGGGCTTCTGGGTGGATAAGGGCACGGTGAATTCCGAGACCGCCCAATACATGGAAACAGTAACCGGTAAAAAAATCGGAGTGTTCGGCACCCTGGGCGCCTATCCCGACTCCGACCATGCCAGACAGTGCCTGCAAAAAGCAAGACAGCTTGTAAAGGACAATGAAATCCTGGGGGAATTCCTGTGCCAGGGCAAGGTGGATCCGGACCTGGTTAAAATGATGGAAACAAAGATGAAGGACGATCCCCATCACAGTATGACCCCGGAGCGTAAGGCAAGGCTTGAGGAGGCTGCCAAACATCCGGATGAAAAAGATCTGGCTGACGCCCGGGCACTGTTTTCTGAACTGGCACGGATAGCTATGGGGAAAAGCCTGCCTGATGCGCCGGATAATCAATAA
- a CDS encoding MptD family putative ECF transporter S component has protein sequence MKLFSSDYWTPSELILIGTFTGLIKISTLLIALAGGGMNPVTLVLKNTVATSLLLILVYKIRKFGILTLFSVINSLVSLLLMGGNPMSIAGVIVSGIVCDLFIAPWQGFQKPIRLIIGIALFDFLSRVISLGYAYFLYQEQMGMFVMAAVVVGLGYLGCFMGLGTGIIFVRELRHAGIIRE, from the coding sequence ATGAAACTGTTTTCATCAGATTACTGGACCCCTTCCGAACTTATCCTCATCGGCACCTTCACAGGACTGATTAAAATTTCGACTCTGCTCATTGCCCTGGCCGGCGGCGGCATGAACCCGGTGACCCTTGTGCTTAAAAACACCGTGGCCACATCCCTGCTCCTCATCCTGGTATACAAAATCAGAAAATTCGGTATCCTTACCCTGTTTTCAGTGATTAACAGCCTGGTGTCTCTGCTGCTCATGGGCGGCAATCCCATGAGCATTGCAGGGGTAATTGTTTCAGGTATTGTGTGCGATCTTTTCATTGCACCATGGCAGGGATTTCAAAAGCCCATACGCCTGATCATTGGCATTGCACTGTTTGATTTTCTATCCCGGGTAATTTCCCTTGGCTATGCCTATTTTCTGTACCAGGAGCAGATGGGAATGTTTGTCATGGCGGCGGTGGTGGTGGGATTGGGCTATTTGGGATGCTTCATGGGTCTGGGTACGGGCATTATATTTGTCAGGGAGCTGCGTCATGCCGGCATTATCCGCGAGTAA
- a CDS encoding FKBP-type peptidyl-prolyl cis-trans isomerase, whose amino-acid sequence MKVDLDKVSYVLGQSVGGDFRRQGFEIDPKLFADSFIEAFNGKESEMPVGEMRHIMQNFQRAMEDKKQATRMESGKKNVEAGKKFLEENSKKEGVKTTESGLQYKVIIEGSGKKPTATDTVETHYEGKTLDGKIFDSSYKRGQTTTFPLNGVIKGWTEALQLMAEGSKYELYIPSELAYGSAGSGGTIEPYSTLVFTVELVAIK is encoded by the coding sequence ATGAAAGTTGATTTAGATAAGGTCAGTTACGTTCTTGGACAAAGTGTCGGTGGTGATTTTAGAAGACAGGGTTTTGAGATTGATCCTAAACTTTTTGCGGATTCGTTTATTGAGGCTTTTAACGGCAAAGAATCCGAAATGCCTGTTGGTGAAATGCGGCATATTATGCAAAATTTTCAAAGGGCAATGGAGGACAAAAAACAGGCAACGCGGATGGAATCAGGTAAAAAGAACGTTGAAGCCGGAAAAAAATTTCTTGAAGAAAATAGTAAAAAAGAGGGGGTGAAAACCACCGAAAGCGGACTTCAGTATAAAGTAATCATTGAAGGCAGCGGTAAAAAACCGACTGCCACCGATACTGTTGAAACGCATTATGAAGGCAAAACCCTTGATGGTAAAATATTTGACAGTTCATACAAACGCGGACAAACAACAACTTTCCCACTCAATGGTGTCATTAAAGGCTGGACGGAAGCACTGCAACTTATGGCCGAGGGCTCAAAATATGAACTGTATATTCCATCTGAGCTTGCCTACGGATCAGCCGGCAGCGGGGGAACCATTGAACCGTACTCGACATTGGTCTTCACTGTTGAACTTGTTGCAATAAAATAG
- a CDS encoding MotA/TolQ/ExbB proton channel family protein → MKFFTDVISELIISIMVLTVLTGTVQARDLRQAAVEAQKQLEESRKKDLAVRSQIQADKTRMSQELTRLKARVAALEGEVQEKSRQVEALVLENARLDEKTGARQTRLNELSGAVRVAAGNLNALLAASAYTAREPGRLSRLSPVLESSRFPGLDDMDALAELFLEEMSLTGGIDIRTMPFISDAGETVEGRVLSLGGFTWAYEKDGKAGFLEYSQDTKKLYALSALPSMGIQKNLSGYMNGNTNTVYIDISRGGALKQITHQQTLKDQIEKGGALVWPILALGVFAIAIGIERTLFLGRVHANTDKVMGRVNDLAAQGAWDDCQKIVGRETVPVYNVLRAGLNARTENRETLESVLQESILKELPRLERFLPMLNIMGAISPLLGLLGTVTGMISTFHVITLYGTGDPRMMSGGISTALVTTMLGLAVAIPIMLLYTFLCRRVAHVIGDMEEKAVALTNIVFRGTRQA, encoded by the coding sequence ATGAAATTTTTTACAGACGTAATATCAGAATTGATCATTTCTATAATGGTGTTGACTGTTTTAACCGGAACAGTCCAGGCCAGGGACCTGCGCCAGGCTGCGGTTGAAGCCCAGAAGCAACTGGAAGAGTCCCGCAAAAAGGACCTTGCCGTACGCTCCCAGATCCAGGCGGACAAAACCCGGATGTCCCAGGAACTCACCCGTTTAAAGGCCCGGGTTGCCGCGCTTGAGGGTGAAGTTCAGGAAAAATCCCGGCAAGTGGAGGCGCTGGTTCTGGAAAATGCACGACTGGATGAAAAAACAGGGGCACGCCAGACCCGGCTCAATGAACTGTCCGGTGCCGTAAGGGTGGCTGCCGGTAATCTCAATGCCCTGCTGGCAGCCAGCGCATATACGGCCCGGGAACCTGGACGCTTAAGTCGCCTCTCCCCTGTTTTGGAGTCCAGCCGGTTTCCGGGGCTGGACGACATGGACGCACTGGCCGAGCTGTTTTTAGAAGAGATGAGCCTTACCGGCGGTATTGATATCCGGACCATGCCCTTTATTTCAGATGCTGGGGAAACGGTCGAAGGACGGGTTTTGAGCCTGGGCGGATTTACCTGGGCCTATGAAAAGGATGGAAAGGCCGGCTTTCTTGAATATTCCCAGGATACAAAAAAGCTGTATGCGCTCTCGGCACTGCCCTCTATGGGGATTCAGAAGAATTTGTCCGGTTATATGAACGGGAATACAAATACCGTTTACATTGATATCTCCCGGGGTGGGGCGCTCAAACAGATCACCCACCAGCAGACCCTGAAGGACCAGATTGAAAAGGGCGGCGCCCTGGTGTGGCCGATCCTGGCGCTGGGCGTATTCGCCATCGCCATCGGCATTGAACGCACCCTGTTTTTGGGACGGGTTCATGCCAATACAGACAAGGTCATGGGCCGGGTAAATGATCTGGCGGCCCAGGGGGCCTGGGATGACTGCCAAAAGATTGTGGGCAGGGAAACGGTTCCGGTGTACAACGTGCTCCGGGCAGGGCTCAATGCCAGAACGGAGAACCGGGAAACCCTGGAAAGTGTGCTTCAGGAGTCTATTTTGAAAGAGCTGCCCAGGCTTGAGCGGTTTTTACCCATGCTCAATATCATGGGGGCCATCTCTCCGCTTCTAGGCCTTCTGGGTACGGTGACGGGCATGATTTCAACCTTTCATGTCATTACCCTGTATGGAACAGGTGATCCCCGGATGATGTCCGGCGGCATTTCCACGGCCCTGGTGACGACCATGCTCGGCCTGGCCGTAGCGATTCCCATCATGCTTTTGTATACGTTCCTATGCCGCCGGGTGGCCCATGTGATCGGCGATATGGAAGAAAAAGCCGTGGCATTGACCAATATTGTATTCAGGGGAACAAGACAGGCATGA
- the tsaA gene encoding tRNA (N6-threonylcarbamoyladenosine(37)-N6)-methyltransferase TrmO, whose protein sequence is MQITYIGTIQTPFEDREGMPIQPTGAKDVQGRIIIHPEYEQGLSDIDGFSHLILLYHFHQSRGFDLMLTPFMDTQPRGLFSTRAPRRPNPIGLSIVRLVARKGNTLDILDIDVLNNTPLIDIKPYVAGFDAKTENVRAGWLEENQIKAQTMTSDSRFIS, encoded by the coding sequence ATGCAAATAACCTACATCGGCACAATACAGACACCGTTTGAAGATCGCGAAGGCATGCCAATTCAGCCCACCGGCGCCAAAGATGTTCAGGGCCGGATTATCATTCACCCGGAGTACGAACAGGGCCTGTCGGACATTGACGGATTTTCCCATCTGATCCTGCTCTACCATTTTCACCAGTCCAGGGGATTTGACCTTATGCTCACCCCTTTTATGGATACCCAACCACGGGGACTGTTCTCCACCCGGGCGCCCCGGCGTCCCAACCCCATAGGTCTGTCCATTGTCCGCCTGGTCGCGAGAAAAGGAAACACCCTTGATATTCTGGATATTGATGTTTTGAACAACACTCCGCTCATCGACATTAAGCCTTATGTAGCGGGATTTGATGCCAAAACTGAAAATGTCCGGGCCGGGTGGCTGGAAGAAAACCAGATCAAAGCCCAAACCATGACCTCAGACAGCAGGTTTATATCCTGA
- a CDS encoding TonB-dependent receptor — MWKKIFTVIAVVAITGAGNAPAADTSDISAVENKMVITAKSNQADHDIPASSTIITSQQIISSNASSIKDVLIEQAGIDFGVNNSSVYGRGNISIRGSATGHVLVLVDGKKVSGSDAQIGHTDFEYNWVPMGSIDRIEVIKGPMSSIYGSQAIGGVVNIITKKSSKKFYGDIDAQYGDSSDDGGDEYKLGLNIGGRIADQVSLFVGAEHSDRDPSRDEDDNTETKIEGKKINNGFAKIQLDIDKSQYIEASYGQGNEDRLKVDDLLYYDIDRKNYAVGYSKQFSSVTLDLDAYATDSDMHYNTESATGGYTHSMTDSVIRGEVDIAALKSNYIVTGAEFKNQDYEKNYDKAANADNNFANDLDNTSVFLQDEINIGKAFILTLGTRYDYHEKFHGEWSPKIGVLYKLAEHHRVRANYGEGFMAPTVTQNSSSYAATAMKTTIYGNNDLQPETSKSFELGYEFFTDTTVFKATVYKTDVDNLIDTEYLAGSSNEKMYVNVDSATIQGFECELSQDVTQNFNIRVGYHYLDTENDLTGQDLTYRPRHSVNIGLNATLPWDIHATVNADYTGEQTDGTDEFDDFIVFNAHVSKTLYDRITIRLGVDNISDEDLDDEPYDIEGRVVYAGVNFRF, encoded by the coding sequence ATGTGGAAAAAAATTTTTACAGTGATCGCGGTGGTGGCCATTACAGGGGCAGGCAATGCACCGGCTGCAGACACATCAGACATCTCAGCCGTGGAAAACAAAATGGTGATCACGGCAAAATCCAACCAGGCAGACCATGACATACCGGCCTCATCAACCATCATAACATCCCAGCAGATCATCTCCTCCAATGCATCATCCATCAAGGATGTGCTTATTGAACAGGCCGGAATTGATTTTGGTGTCAACAATTCATCCGTCTACGGACGAGGGAATATCAGCATCCGGGGTTCAGCCACAGGTCACGTCTTGGTTCTGGTGGACGGTAAAAAAGTGTCCGGTTCCGATGCCCAGATCGGCCATACGGATTTCGAATACAACTGGGTGCCCATGGGCTCCATTGACCGTATAGAAGTGATCAAGGGACCCATGAGTTCAATTTACGGCTCCCAGGCCATTGGCGGCGTTGTCAACATCATCACCAAAAAGAGCAGTAAAAAATTTTACGGGGATATTGATGCCCAATATGGTGACAGCAGTGATGACGGCGGCGATGAATACAAACTGGGTCTGAATATCGGCGGCAGGATTGCAGACCAGGTCTCACTGTTCGTGGGTGCGGAGCATAGTGACCGGGACCCGTCAAGGGACGAGGATGACAACACTGAAACAAAAATCGAAGGCAAAAAAATCAACAACGGGTTTGCAAAAATCCAGCTTGACATAGACAAATCCCAGTATATTGAGGCCTCCTATGGCCAGGGCAACGAAGACCGTCTCAAGGTCGATGATCTGCTTTACTACGACATTGACCGGAAAAACTACGCGGTGGGATACAGCAAACAATTCAGTTCCGTCACCCTGGACCTTGACGCCTATGCCACAGATTCTGATATGCATTACAACACCGAAAGTGCAACGGGCGGCTACACCCACAGCATGACGGACTCCGTAATCCGGGGTGAAGTGGATATCGCTGCCCTTAAATCCAACTATATCGTGACAGGAGCTGAATTCAAAAATCAGGATTATGAAAAAAACTATGACAAAGCGGCAAATGCTGATAACAACTTTGCCAATGACCTGGACAACACCTCGGTGTTTCTCCAGGACGAAATCAATATCGGAAAAGCGTTTATTCTCACCCTGGGGACCCGGTACGATTACCATGAAAAATTTCATGGTGAATGGTCGCCAAAGATTGGGGTACTTTATAAACTTGCGGAACACCACAGGGTAAGAGCCAATTACGGTGAAGGGTTTATGGCCCCCACAGTGACCCAGAACTCGTCATCCTATGCGGCCACAGCCATGAAAACCACCATCTACGGAAACAACGATCTTCAGCCTGAGACGTCAAAATCCTTTGAACTGGGATATGAATTTTTCACAGACACCACGGTGTTCAAGGCAACGGTTTACAAAACAGATGTGGATAATCTGATTGACACTGAATACCTGGCCGGATCTTCCAATGAAAAAATGTATGTCAATGTGGACAGTGCAACCATCCAGGGGTTTGAATGTGAATTGTCCCAGGATGTCACACAAAACTTCAACATCCGCGTCGGGTACCACTACCTGGACACCGAAAATGATTTAACTGGGCAGGATCTGACCTACCGCCCCAGACATAGCGTCAATATTGGGCTCAACGCAACTCTGCCATGGGACATCCATGCCACAGTGAATGCCGATTACACCGGCGAGCAGACCGACGGCACAGATGAATTCGATGATTTCATTGTCTTCAACGCCCATGTTTCCAAAACGTTATATGATAGAATTACAATTCGTTTAGGGGTGGATAATATCAGCGACGAAGACTTGGACGACGAACCCTATGATATTGAAGGCAGAGTCGTTTATGCCGGCGTGAACTTCAGATTTTAG
- a CDS encoding DUF3450 domain-containing protein, with protein MYGFNWIVFLAVLFSQPYFSPDAVLAGEKILSTVIREDLGQAIKVEKDVQDMRVDWSGQSKAMADELQALTARVAQQEKHLEKINLRLKLEQARLDENFRREKEIDRVEAELEVFLDSVLSRLDSAITADLPFLEEERRGRMADLKMMMVDPQTSSAEKFRRIFEALQIEAEYGITVEVIQTTVALDQVPVLVDLLRVGRVSLLCQTIDRKKSAVFDPCRKVWQVLPEGVNRDIARAISMARLERSIELVKLPLGRIAAQ; from the coding sequence TTGTATGGATTCAATTGGATTGTTTTTTTGGCCGTGCTGTTCAGCCAGCCTTATTTTTCGCCAGATGCCGTACTTGCCGGCGAAAAAATATTAAGCACAGTGATCAGGGAAGATCTCGGCCAGGCCATCAAGGTGGAAAAAGATGTCCAGGATATGAGGGTGGACTGGTCTGGGCAGTCAAAGGCCATGGCTGATGAGTTACAGGCCCTGACAGCCCGAGTCGCGCAACAGGAAAAGCATCTGGAGAAAATCAACCTGCGTCTGAAACTGGAACAGGCCCGCCTGGATGAGAATTTCAGGCGGGAAAAAGAGATCGACCGGGTGGAAGCCGAGCTGGAGGTTTTTCTGGATTCAGTGCTTTCACGTCTGGATTCGGCCATTACCGCAGATCTGCCCTTCCTGGAGGAAGAGCGTCGGGGCCGTATGGCAGATTTGAAAATGATGATGGTGGACCCCCAGACTTCTTCTGCCGAGAAGTTCAGGCGTATATTTGAGGCACTTCAGATTGAGGCGGAATACGGCATCACCGTGGAGGTCATCCAGACCACCGTGGCACTGGACCAGGTGCCGGTGCTTGTGGATCTGCTCCGGGTGGGCCGGGTCAGCCTTTTGTGCCAGACCATTGACCGGAAAAAGAGCGCGGTGTTTGATCCGTGCCGGAAAGTCTGGCAGGTATTGCCCGAAGGCGTTAACCGCGATATTGCCCGGGCCATATCCATGGCCCGCCTTGAGAGAAGCATTGAACTTGTCAAGCTTCCGCTGGGAAGGATTGCTGCACAATGA